A portion of the Stigmatella aurantiaca DW4/3-1 genome contains these proteins:
- the dacB gene encoding D-alanyl-D-alanine carboxypeptidase/D-alanyl-D-alanine endopeptidase has protein sequence MRRAPLATLLLAVLALPACVHTRRPARPTLPAVAQELLAAIEQEGALAGALVVDAQTGRALFAHRERVRLLPASTMKLVSTSSALATLGPDFRFVTPVLLEGTHQGALFEGDVVVVSSGDPSLGSWRFPETVPVCEQISEALWGRGIRQWRGALRVESSEVDFDGPLGPGWAWDDAAYAMSAPPTPFVFRENVVDLALTRPEGTACAEPPAVQVSPPFATFPTTLQLDTSATKPGLSCVRARNAPGVRCVWRSSSDQCPRAASLRLSIDDPQALFTACVEDALSRKGLTRLPARSPSAPPPPQTRQSLLELISPPLSELVKATNKESLNLYADRLGLRFARERTGHEGFSALRTALAEELARRGISPREMRPVDGSGLSRYNLATAQGLVQVLFTSLKEPYGAALSDSLPIAGVDGTLANRRLSAQTLGRIRAKTGTLSSQKAFAGIAERPGDLEHPRVVFALMLGNMDEQPALSANDVFDRFAEALVNLPLQ, from the coding sequence ATGCGCCGTGCTCCGCTCGCCACGCTCCTGCTCGCGGTCCTCGCACTCCCGGCGTGCGTCCACACCCGCCGTCCGGCGCGGCCCACCCTGCCCGCCGTCGCCCAGGAACTCTTGGCCGCCATCGAGCAAGAGGGCGCGCTGGCTGGAGCCCTCGTCGTGGATGCCCAGACAGGCCGGGCGCTCTTCGCGCACCGCGAGCGCGTGCGCCTGCTTCCCGCCTCCACGATGAAGCTGGTCTCCACCTCCTCGGCCCTGGCCACGCTCGGACCGGACTTCCGGTTCGTCACCCCGGTGCTGCTGGAGGGCACCCACCAGGGCGCCCTCTTCGAGGGGGATGTGGTGGTGGTGTCCTCGGGAGACCCCTCGCTGGGCTCGTGGCGCTTTCCCGAGACCGTTCCCGTCTGTGAGCAGATCTCCGAGGCGCTCTGGGGGCGGGGCATCCGCCAGTGGCGGGGGGCCCTCCGGGTCGAGTCCTCCGAGGTGGACTTCGATGGGCCGCTGGGGCCGGGCTGGGCGTGGGACGATGCCGCCTATGCGATGAGCGCGCCCCCGACCCCCTTCGTCTTCCGGGAGAACGTGGTCGACCTGGCCCTGACCCGCCCCGAGGGGACGGCCTGTGCCGAGCCTCCCGCGGTGCAGGTATCACCGCCCTTCGCCACGTTCCCCACCACCCTCCAACTCGACACGAGCGCCACGAAGCCAGGGCTCTCCTGCGTCCGCGCCCGGAACGCCCCGGGGGTCCGGTGCGTGTGGCGCTCGTCCTCGGACCAATGTCCCCGGGCCGCCTCCCTGCGCCTCTCCATCGACGACCCACAGGCCCTCTTCACGGCCTGCGTGGAGGACGCGCTCTCCCGCAAGGGCCTCACCCGCCTTCCCGCCCGGAGCCCCTCCGCCCCTCCGCCGCCGCAGACCCGCCAGAGCCTGCTCGAGCTCATCAGCCCCCCGCTCAGCGAGCTGGTGAAGGCGACGAACAAGGAATCCCTCAACCTCTATGCGGACCGGCTGGGCTTGCGCTTCGCCCGCGAGCGCACCGGCCACGAGGGCTTCTCGGCCCTGCGCACCGCGCTGGCGGAGGAGCTGGCGCGCCGGGGCATCTCTCCCCGGGAGATGCGGCCCGTGGATGGCAGCGGCCTGTCGCGCTACAACCTCGCCACCGCCCAGGGGCTCGTGCAGGTGCTCTTCACGAGCCTGAAGGAGCCCTACGGTGCCGCCCTCTCGGACAGCCTGCCCATTGCCGGGGTGGATGGGACGCTGGCCAACCGCCGCCTCTCCGCGCAGACCCTGGGCCGCATCCGGGCCAAGACGGGCACGCTCTCCAGCCAGAAAGCCTTCGCCGGTATCGCCGAGCGCCCCGGGGACCTCGAACACCCCCGGGTGGTCTTCGCCCTGATGCTGGGCAACATGGACGAGCAGCCCGCCCTCTCGGCCAACGACGTGTTCGACCGCTTCGCGGAGGCGCTGGTCAACCTCCCGCTTCAGTAG
- a CDS encoding prolyl oligopeptidase family serine peptidase: MPSKIALASLALLLPLTASAAAKAGKAPKPPVAEKKPVVDTYHGTAVEDPYQWLESNEPQVQEWTHGQNAYTRAVLDKLPGRDAIRQRIGELFTWQSPAYFGLMKAGDTLFALKSQPPRQQPLLVVLGSVEDVASERILLDPMEVDPSGHTSIDFYEPTLDGQKVAVSLSKNGTESGDVSVYDVATGKPLADEVVPRVNGGTAGGSLAWSADGKGYFYTRYPRGTERSGEDLNFFQQVYFHRLGTPTEKDSYALGKDFPRIAMTQLETSQDGQFTTALVANGDGGEYALYLFSASGQWTQISRFEDKVVGGRFGQDGALYLLSIQDAPRGKVLRLPLATPSLDKASVLVPEGQATLQGFLPTPGRLYIVEQLGGPSQLRMVDLKGQPLGLVPTLPVSSVGGLVRQGGDDILFANSSNVQPSAWYRYAAQEGKVLKTALVQTSPKDISGTEVIRDEAVSKDGTRIPLTILKPQGVKLNGNNPTLLTGYGGFNVPTTPGFNKASIAWLEQGGIIAIANLRGGSEFGEEWHANGALTKKQNVFDDFYACAKLLVEKKYTQPKKLGIQGGSNGGLLMGAELIQHPEMFGAVVARVGIYDMLRSERTPNGQFNSTEFGSVKDPEQFKALYAYSPYHHVEEGKKYPPVLFTAGANDPRVDPFHSRKMVARLQAATDNKSRILLRTAGGGHGGGTPLSERIEEMTDVYAFLFNELGVKYHPVKQVAAPKAK, from the coding sequence TTGCCCTCCAAGATCGCCCTTGCCTCGCTCGCGCTGCTCCTGCCGCTCACCGCGTCCGCCGCCGCCAAGGCCGGCAAAGCGCCCAAGCCTCCCGTGGCGGAGAAGAAACCCGTGGTGGACACCTACCACGGCACCGCGGTGGAGGACCCTTACCAGTGGCTCGAGTCCAACGAGCCGCAGGTGCAGGAATGGACGCACGGCCAGAACGCCTATACCCGCGCGGTGCTGGACAAGCTGCCGGGACGCGATGCCATCCGCCAGCGCATCGGCGAGCTGTTCACCTGGCAGTCCCCCGCCTATTTCGGGTTGATGAAGGCGGGAGACACCTTGTTCGCCCTGAAGAGCCAACCTCCCCGGCAGCAACCGCTGCTGGTGGTGCTCGGCAGCGTGGAGGACGTGGCCAGCGAGCGCATCCTGCTGGACCCGATGGAAGTGGACCCTTCTGGCCACACATCCATCGACTTCTATGAGCCCACGCTCGATGGCCAGAAGGTGGCCGTCTCGCTGTCGAAGAACGGAACGGAGAGCGGCGATGTGTCCGTCTACGACGTGGCCACGGGCAAGCCGCTTGCCGACGAGGTGGTGCCGCGGGTGAACGGCGGCACGGCGGGCGGCAGCCTCGCGTGGAGCGCGGATGGCAAGGGCTACTTCTACACGCGCTATCCCCGGGGAACGGAGCGCTCGGGCGAAGACCTGAACTTCTTCCAGCAGGTGTACTTCCACCGGCTCGGGACGCCGACCGAGAAGGACAGCTATGCGCTGGGCAAGGACTTCCCCCGCATCGCCATGACCCAGTTGGAGACCTCCCAGGACGGCCAGTTCACCACCGCCCTGGTGGCCAACGGCGATGGTGGGGAATACGCCCTGTACCTCTTCAGTGCCTCGGGCCAGTGGACGCAAATCTCCCGCTTCGAGGACAAGGTGGTGGGCGGGCGTTTTGGCCAGGACGGAGCGCTGTACCTGCTGTCGATCCAGGATGCCCCCCGGGGCAAGGTGCTGAGGCTGCCGCTGGCCACGCCGTCGCTGGACAAGGCCTCGGTGCTCGTCCCCGAAGGCCAGGCAACCCTCCAGGGCTTCCTGCCCACGCCGGGCAGGCTCTACATCGTCGAGCAGCTCGGGGGGCCGTCCCAGCTGCGCATGGTGGATCTGAAGGGACAGCCCTTGGGGTTGGTCCCCACGCTGCCGGTGTCCTCCGTGGGAGGCCTGGTCCGCCAAGGCGGCGATGACATCCTCTTCGCCAATTCGAGCAACGTGCAGCCCTCGGCCTGGTACCGCTACGCGGCCCAGGAGGGCAAGGTGCTGAAGACGGCGCTGGTGCAGACCTCGCCCAAGGACATCAGCGGCACGGAGGTCATCCGGGACGAGGCCGTCTCCAAGGATGGCACCCGGATTCCGCTCACCATCCTCAAGCCCCAGGGGGTGAAGCTCAATGGCAACAACCCCACCCTGCTGACCGGCTACGGCGGCTTCAACGTCCCCACCACGCCGGGCTTCAACAAGGCGAGCATCGCGTGGCTGGAGCAAGGAGGCATCATCGCCATCGCCAACCTGCGCGGCGGCTCGGAGTTCGGCGAGGAGTGGCACGCCAACGGCGCGCTCACGAAGAAGCAGAACGTCTTCGACGACTTCTACGCCTGCGCGAAACTCCTGGTGGAGAAGAAATACACCCAGCCGAAGAAGCTGGGCATCCAGGGCGGCAGCAACGGGGGTCTGCTGATGGGCGCGGAGCTCATCCAGCACCCGGAGATGTTTGGCGCCGTCGTGGCCCGCGTGGGCATCTACGACATGCTGCGCTCGGAGCGGACGCCCAACGGGCAATTCAACTCCACCGAGTTTGGCTCGGTGAAGGACCCCGAGCAGTTCAAGGCGCTCTATGCCTACTCGCCGTATCACCACGTCGAGGAGGGAAAGAAATACCCGCCGGTGCTCTTCACCGCGGGCGCCAATGATCCCCGCGTGGACCCCTTCCACTCCCGGAAGATGGTGGCCCGCCTGCAAGCCGCCACGGACAACAAGAGCCGGATCCTCCTGAGGACGGCGGGCGGCGGCCACGGCGGGGGGACACCTCTGTCCGAGCGAATCGAGGAAATGACAGACGTCTATGCGTTCCTCTTCAACGAGCTGGGCGTGAAGTACCACCCCGTGAAGCAAGTGGCCGCCCCCAAGGCCAAGTGA
- a CDS encoding serine/threonine-protein kinase: MQTRRPPELNPALLPPGTAVGSWRVRAWAGGGVHGAVYQAVPWNDERANPVALKLALLPRDPRFAREVELLSRVRHPHIPRLRDSGTWQHPGGTLHPFLVMDWVDGTPLYDWAQQFRPSSQQVLRLLAQVARALQALHSQGCLHRDVKGGNVLVHPSGHRALLTDFGSGRYPDAATLTPGTLPPGTPAYRSPEACLFELQFFRDPQAHYAAQPTDDLYALGVTAYRLVTGEYPELAEPSKDASGIWHLEGIASPAPRALNPRVAPQLNALILRMLSVQPQERGSAEELAKAMEQAAEHPLPETTQSLFPQEMTEETAPVAQKSPLTPEATEPIGHPAHRRNGLSRLATVAVLLSLGAWAGWIARGQTPEPPAVVRQKSGGAHEEDGVPSGLGDAAATASSVASPNSSTPGVLAEDTPPTPVPGQMRPDAKGRCPHKRQIALNGSCWVELEREKCEALNLPVYKGTCYMPVFPPKRPPTSTPATQP, from the coding sequence ATGCAGACTCGCCGCCCCCCCGAGCTGAACCCCGCCCTGCTTCCGCCAGGCACCGCCGTGGGTTCCTGGCGCGTGCGGGCCTGGGCGGGAGGCGGTGTCCATGGCGCTGTCTATCAGGCAGTGCCCTGGAATGATGAGCGTGCCAACCCCGTGGCCCTCAAGCTGGCGCTGCTCCCCAGAGATCCCCGTTTCGCACGCGAGGTGGAATTGCTCTCCCGCGTGCGGCACCCCCACATCCCCCGCTTGAGAGACTCTGGCACCTGGCAGCACCCGGGCGGCACGCTCCACCCCTTTCTCGTCATGGACTGGGTGGACGGAACGCCGCTGTATGACTGGGCGCAACAGTTCCGTCCCTCCTCTCAGCAGGTGCTTCGGCTGTTGGCCCAGGTGGCGCGCGCCCTCCAAGCGCTGCACTCCCAGGGATGCCTCCACCGCGACGTCAAGGGCGGCAACGTGCTGGTGCATCCCTCCGGCCACCGCGCCCTGCTCACCGACTTCGGCTCGGGCCGTTACCCCGATGCCGCCACCCTCACCCCTGGCACGTTGCCTCCAGGCACCCCGGCCTACCGCTCGCCAGAAGCGTGCTTGTTCGAGCTCCAGTTCTTCCGGGATCCCCAAGCCCATTACGCCGCTCAACCGACAGATGACCTCTATGCCCTGGGAGTCACCGCCTACCGGCTCGTCACGGGCGAGTACCCTGAGCTTGCAGAACCCTCCAAGGATGCGTCGGGCATTTGGCACCTGGAGGGGATTGCCTCTCCCGCTCCACGGGCCCTCAACCCTCGCGTGGCGCCACAGCTCAATGCCTTGATCCTTCGCATGCTCTCGGTACAGCCCCAGGAGCGAGGCTCTGCGGAAGAGCTGGCGAAGGCGATGGAGCAGGCTGCGGAACATCCCCTGCCAGAGACCACCCAGTCTCTCTTCCCCCAGGAGATGACCGAGGAGACGGCGCCAGTTGCCCAGAAATCGCCTCTCACACCGGAGGCCACTGAGCCCATCGGACACCCAGCACACCGGCGGAATGGGTTGTCCCGGCTCGCAACGGTCGCAGTGCTTCTGTCGCTGGGCGCCTGGGCAGGCTGGATTGCTCGTGGGCAGACCCCGGAGCCTCCTGCTGTTGTCAGGCAGAAGAGTGGCGGTGCTCATGAAGAGGACGGAGTTCCATCCGGATTGGGAGATGCGGCCGCAACCGCTTCATCAGTAGCCTCTCCCAATTCTTCCACACCAGGCGTCTTGGCAGAGGACACGCCCCCCACCCCTGTGCCCGGGCAAATGCGGCCCGATGCGAAGGGACGCTGCCCTCACAAACGGCAGATTGCTCTCAATGGAAGTTGTTGGGTGGAACTGGAGCGCGAGAAGTGCGAAGCGCTCAACCTGCCTGTGTACAAAGGCACCTGCTACATGCCGGTATTCCCCCCCAAACGCCCTCCCACCTCCACGCCCGCGACTCAGCCTTGA
- a CDS encoding DUF5953 family protein, translating into MTMMQNTLGIKIYAPALLDDGSRPVAVVHAMERVLPGLRLAWTVSESHQLMPLPQRDAWLAQARKGGGFQLVCKNDESFPVTMFDLGLSATGPGRQALFEVHAEVPLDTTVLTVAADMLAAVAEGGRALWGHATPFRASTEIAAQTVHPQMPETPPRGLPALKLPEKIRSPEIPHRLGWLNYWSAAAARVIGFPDPARDADLLSRARRTAMDGWVVQLTDTPLDLDNPTHLGALQDAYERFPEIGARMAP; encoded by the coding sequence ATGACGATGATGCAAAACACCCTGGGTATCAAAATCTACGCCCCGGCGCTGCTGGACGATGGCAGCCGTCCTGTTGCCGTTGTTCATGCCATGGAACGTGTGCTCCCTGGTCTACGTCTGGCGTGGACCGTTTCTGAAAGCCATCAACTGATGCCACTGCCGCAGCGTGATGCATGGCTCGCTCAGGCTAGGAAAGGCGGAGGCTTCCAACTCGTTTGCAAAAATGACGAGAGTTTTCCAGTGACGATGTTTGATCTGGGACTGTCGGCAACTGGGCCCGGCCGCCAGGCGCTGTTCGAGGTTCACGCGGAAGTGCCTTTGGACACCACCGTGCTCACGGTTGCGGCGGACATGCTTGCGGCTGTGGCAGAGGGAGGGAGGGCGTTGTGGGGACATGCCACTCCCTTTCGTGCGAGCACGGAAATCGCGGCGCAAACGGTCCACCCGCAGATGCCAGAGACTCCGCCACGGGGGCTGCCTGCCCTCAAGCTCCCGGAGAAAATCCGCTCTCCTGAGATTCCACATCGCCTGGGATGGCTGAACTACTGGTCAGCTGCTGCCGCACGAGTCATCGGGTTCCCGGACCCTGCCCGAGACGCGGACCTGCTCTCTCGGGCGCGGCGTACCGCGATGGATGGGTGGGTGGTTCAGCTTACGGACACGCCGCTCGATCTCGATAACCCAACCCACTTGGGCGCGCTCCAGGATGCCTATGAGCGATTTCCTGAGATTGGTGCACGCATGGCGCCTTGA
- a CDS encoding IS4 family transposase: MARLVLQRAVSAEWMDSLFEAHRKRQYTRELLFSTVVELMSVVAMGLRPSLHAAAKATEGGTSIAALYEKVNRMEPDLVRALVRGSAQRLEPVVQPLRTGEKPWAEGYRVRVMDGNHLPASEKRLKPLREFRGAALPGHSLVVYAPEQGLVVDVVPCEDAHAQERTLVAAVLEHAQQGDLWIADRNFSTTRIVFGLEDRHAAFIIREHGRTPSPTEVGKRKRVGRVETGVVFEQPVQVEDDGGRLLTLRRIELQLDEPTEEGEPLIRLLTNAPKEKLSAEKVACLYRKRWSIEGMFQSLESALHSEVRTLGHPRAALLAFGTAVVAYNILAVIQAAVEAAHPEAKAEGIELSPFFVATEVQATYGGMMIAVGDDVWTAFDEQSPLQLSRTLIRIAQHAQPKRLRKHPRGPKKKTKKGYVSGRTARQHVATARVLASGRIDSTS; this comes from the coding sequence ATGGCCCGGCTGGTGCTGCAGCGTGCCGTCAGCGCGGAGTGGATGGACTCACTGTTCGAGGCGCATCGGAAGAGGCAGTACACCCGGGAGTTGCTGTTCTCCACCGTGGTGGAGTTGATGTCCGTGGTGGCCATGGGGCTGCGTCCCTCGCTGCATGCGGCCGCCAAGGCCACAGAGGGAGGCACCTCGATCGCTGCGCTCTACGAGAAGGTGAATCGAATGGAGCCGGACTTGGTGCGAGCTCTGGTCCGTGGCAGCGCCCAACGACTGGAGCCTGTAGTCCAGCCGCTGAGGACAGGGGAGAAGCCCTGGGCAGAGGGCTATCGCGTCCGAGTCATGGACGGCAATCATCTGCCTGCCAGCGAGAAAAGGCTCAAGCCGCTGCGTGAGTTTCGAGGCGCCGCCCTGCCCGGACACTCGCTGGTAGTGTACGCCCCGGAGCAGGGCTTGGTGGTGGACGTGGTGCCGTGTGAGGACGCACACGCTCAGGAGCGGACGCTGGTGGCTGCTGTGCTGGAGCACGCCCAGCAGGGCGACTTGTGGATAGCCGATAGGAACTTCTCCACGACTCGGATTGTCTTTGGCCTGGAGGACAGGCACGCCGCCTTCATCATCCGAGAGCATGGACGCACGCCCAGCCCTACAGAGGTGGGGAAGCGAAAGAGGGTGGGCCGTGTGGAAACGGGCGTTGTCTTCGAGCAGCCCGTCCAGGTGGAGGACGACGGTGGGCGCCTGCTCACGCTGCGTCGCATCGAACTTCAGCTGGATGAGCCCACCGAGGAGGGGGAGCCCCTCATTCGTCTGCTCACCAACGCTCCCAAAGAAAAGCTCTCCGCCGAGAAGGTAGCGTGTTTGTACCGCAAACGGTGGAGCATCGAAGGCATGTTTCAGAGCTTGGAGTCTGCGCTCCATAGTGAGGTGCGGACGCTGGGTCATCCACGAGCGGCGCTGCTCGCATTCGGGACTGCCGTGGTGGCCTACAACATCCTGGCGGTCATCCAGGCGGCAGTCGAGGCAGCGCACCCCGAGGCCAAGGCCGAGGGCATTGAACTTTCCCCCTTCTTCGTTGCTACCGAAGTGCAGGCCACCTATGGCGGGATGATGATTGCTGTGGGGGATGACGTTTGGACCGCCTTCGACGAGCAGTCTCCTCTCCAACTCAGTCGAACCCTCATCCGCATTGCGCAGCACGCTCAGCCCAAGCGTCTGCGCAAGCACCCGCGGGGGCCCAAAAAGAAAACGAAGAAGGGCTACGTCTCAGGACGCACTGCACGTCAGCACGTCGCCACGGCTCGAGTCCTCGCCTCCGGGCGCATTGATTCAACATCTTGA